A single region of the Dehalococcoides mccartyi genome encodes:
- a CDS encoding histidine phosphatase family protein, producing the protein MTRIYLIRHGETDWNNKRRLQGGLSDTPLNENGLHQTRSLALRLKEEKLSAIYTSPLSRAKVTAEVIALEHGLAINTAPDLREIEAGDFEGIDMGSTNMKVTELFTEPHPEGGLPRIPGGESLTDVQTRAWRVITDIAAKHPDRNVAVVCHYFVILAIICKVLDLPLEKMGNFRLHIGSLSLIEFKGSQAYLALFNENGFHHDSRCI; encoded by the coding sequence ATGACCAGAATATATTTGATACGCCACGGGGAAACAGACTGGAATAATAAAAGGCGGCTGCAGGGAGGGTTAAGTGATACCCCCTTGAATGAAAACGGGCTACACCAGACCCGCAGTCTGGCACTGCGGCTAAAAGAGGAAAAACTGTCTGCCATATATACCAGTCCTCTCAGCCGGGCAAAAGTGACCGCCGAGGTTATTGCACTTGAGCATGGGCTTGCCATTAATACCGCACCTGACCTTCGGGAGATAGAGGCAGGTGATTTTGAAGGTATTGACATGGGCAGTACCAATATGAAGGTTACCGAACTTTTTACCGAACCCCATCCTGAGGGCGGTTTACCCCGTATTCCCGGCGGCGAATCCCTCACTGATGTCCAGACCCGTGCCTGGCGGGTTATCACTGATATAGCTGCCAAGCACCCTGACCGGAATGTGGCGGTGGTCTGCCATTATTTTGTGATACTGGCTATTATCTGCAAGGTGCTTGATTTGCCCCTGGAAAAAATGGGCAATTTCAGGCTTCACATCGGCAGCCTGAGTCTGATAGAGTTTAAGGGCAGTCAGGCCTATCTGGCACTTTTTAACGAAAATGGCTTTCACCATGACAGCCGTTGCATTTGA
- a CDS encoding M48 family metallopeptidase — protein MPEDELALPPENSLNSPLRLDTERQQKAGEYSRLQRRFAYIQTIIIALAALGLIFGGLSASFTGHLGLPLVWSAVVYFGLIALVYEIFSLPFGYYTGYVLGKRYGVLSQTRQAFFTDAAKSFLITLVLGGLLVAAVYAVMDTWPDIWWLLVWLGFLAVSMGMTFIAPVWLIPLFYSMKPMAEGKLRDSLLELCRRIGVYVRGIYVIELSARGTAANAALMGLGRTRRIVLSDNMIDRYSIPEIEVIMSHEIAHQQHNDMLRLFFLQAAILFGVLAAGGVIFSYLSDAVGYQGLADPAGLPLLGGILLVLLLLISPVISLFTRKIEKQADEFALNISNNPAAFRTAMTRLTNQNLSEAEPSNWLERLTQDHPSYMQRIRLADEFEKRHSLDRG, from the coding sequence ATGCCTGAAGATGAACTGGCTCTTCCACCCGAAAATAGTTTAAACTCTCCCCTTAGGCTGGATACCGAACGCCAGCAAAAAGCCGGAGAATACAGCCGGCTTCAACGCCGGTTCGCTTATATTCAGACGATTATTATTGCCTTAGCGGCATTGGGTCTGATCTTTGGCGGATTATCTGCCTCTTTTACCGGCCATTTGGGATTGCCGCTTGTTTGGTCAGCCGTTGTCTATTTTGGCCTTATTGCGCTGGTTTACGAAATATTCAGCCTGCCGTTTGGTTATTACACCGGATATGTATTGGGCAAACGCTATGGTGTACTAAGCCAGACACGTCAGGCATTTTTCACAGATGCCGCCAAATCTTTTTTAATCACTCTGGTGCTGGGTGGGCTTCTGGTAGCTGCGGTTTATGCCGTTATGGATACTTGGCCGGATATCTGGTGGCTGCTGGTTTGGCTGGGATTTCTGGCTGTCAGCATGGGTATGACTTTTATTGCTCCGGTCTGGCTTATACCACTTTTCTACTCCATGAAACCCATGGCAGAAGGTAAACTGAGAGATAGCCTTTTAGAGCTATGCCGCCGTATAGGCGTGTATGTTCGCGGTATATATGTTATAGAGTTGAGTGCCCGCGGAACTGCTGCCAATGCCGCCCTTATGGGTCTGGGACGTACAAGACGGATAGTTTTAAGTGACAATATGATAGACCGTTACTCTATACCTGAAATAGAGGTTATCATGTCCCATGAGATTGCTCACCAGCAGCATAATGATATGCTTCGTCTTTTTTTCCTTCAGGCAGCAATCTTGTTCGGGGTGCTGGCAGCGGGCGGGGTTATTTTCAGTTATCTGAGTGATGCTGTGGGATACCAAGGACTGGCAGACCCTGCCGGGCTGCCCTTGCTTGGGGGTATACTTTTGGTACTGCTTTTGCTTATTTCACCTGTGATCAGTCTCTTTACCCGCAAAATTGAAAAACAGGCAGATGAATTTGCTCTGAATATCAGTAATAACCCTGCGGCTTTTCGGACAGCTATGACTCGTCTGACCAACCAGAATTTGTCTGAAGCCGAACCCTCAAACTGGCTTGAACGGCTCACTCAAGATCATCCCAGCTATATGCAGAGAATCCGCTTGGCGGACGAATTCGAAAAACGCCACAGCCTAGACAGAGGCTAG
- a CDS encoding TIGR03936 family radical SAM-associated protein, giving the protein MQRLRVKYQRGENLKFVSHLDIIRLWQRAFYRAGVEPAYSEGFNPHPRMALASPLPVGYTSRAEFMDLYTSAALSPHYFEDLINRQLPEGVKILQSCVVPLEQDSLQALVRQAEYLVDVRTCMSLAECRQAVDEFLAKDILVWQLQRQDKVKEYDLRAQVAELEVVSLAEGVLRLRMLLQCDSKGAGRPEQLTKALGITEFPLSMERRRLVLEA; this is encoded by the coding sequence CTTGACATAATACGTCTGTGGCAGAGAGCTTTTTACCGGGCAGGAGTAGAACCTGCTTATTCGGAGGGGTTTAACCCGCACCCGCGCATGGCTTTGGCATCACCCTTGCCGGTTGGATATACCAGCCGGGCGGAATTTATGGATTTGTATACTTCCGCCGCTCTCAGTCCCCATTATTTTGAAGATTTAATAAATCGCCAGCTGCCGGAGGGTGTCAAGATACTCCAAAGCTGTGTTGTGCCACTTGAACAGGATTCGCTGCAGGCACTGGTGCGGCAGGCGGAGTATCTGGTAGATGTGCGTACTTGCATGTCCCTTGCGGAGTGCCGGCAGGCGGTGGATGAATTTCTGGCTAAAGACATTCTTGTCTGGCAATTGCAGCGTCAGGACAAGGTGAAAGAATATGATTTGCGCGCTCAGGTAGCTGAACTGGAAGTGGTTTCTCTGGCAGAGGGTGTACTGCGTCTACGGATGCTCCTTCAGTGCGATAGTAAAGGGGCAGGCCGCCCTGAACAATTGACCAAGGCACTGGGTATTACCGAATTTCCCCTGTCAATGGAGCGTAGACGGCTTGTTTTGGAGGCCTGA